In Drosophila simulans strain w501 chromosome X, Prin_Dsim_3.1, whole genome shotgun sequence, one DNA window encodes the following:
- the LOC27207028 gene encoding transcriptional adapter 3-B: MSANLKNIKLAHFSGSLGSGGFGISASSGGAGKLPTNGTGGGKSAPASTFLDSEVLATPGGVVIPIIRTRDVPKLLPTIAAALQRPADDHLAAEDLDAVQLELEQMLSNVALRTRVLKAEYDSLDKDEKRQDRRKLDRVPGSPPCPASMLNGLLGIGSNSSTSLGSPLGGGGASSSSQSKRKRDEPTGVRKKHSSMTILKQQGVSGGTSKHQAKNSPLAVHTDDSMDYLPTLVAANASGSVLPHHQPLPQLPKMSVPKNDTPNKFWLSVEPYCMPLTNEDLRLIDDLLEQYWGPLVPPVPPLGPHYSTVWAQEDMKALQPGGARIKSNNSSGMLKKAEGMVEESITGPLTQRLVSALMEESLMTLPSEQAAVGEHSNSTTSSSNENTHSHSSSSANAAAAAASGNFRSLAMMKHGVGIEQRLKKTLIENGLIDASEFAAHEDVDEVLMEIKRVTTEISTISQFNSEELKRLRAVASEEIKRIAIKQKLDMVDQEILECYKRMLQYRAKRKGHTIEEKQEILRLTNEQRLLADQLERMQMHLPCIGGSGSSLLEPKM; this comes from the coding sequence ATGAGTGCGAACCTGAAGAACATCAAACTGGCCCACTTCAGTGGTTCGCTCGGTTCCGGTGGCTTTGGCATCTCTGCGTCATCCGGAGGAGCTGGAAAACTGCCCACAAATGGCACAGGTGGCGGAAAATCCGCGCCAGCGAGCACCTTCCTGGACTCCGAGGTACTGGCCACGCCCGGCGGCGTCGTTATACCCATAATTCGCACTCGGGATGTGCCCAAACTGCTGCCCACCATTGCAGCCGCACTGCAGCGTCCGGCGGATGATCATTTGGCGGCCGAGGATCTGGACGCAGTGCAACTGGAGCTGGAACAGATGCTCTCCAATGTGGCGCTGCGCACGCGCGTCCTGAAAGCGGAGTATGATAGCCTGGACAAGGATGAGAAGCGCCAGGATCGCAGAAAGCTCGACCGTGTGCCTGGATCGCCACCTTGTCCGGCTAGCATGCTCAACGGCCTGCTGGGCATCGGAAGCAACTCGTCGACAAGTCTGGGCAGCCCGCTGGGCGGCGGAGGCGCCTCATCCTCCAGCCAGTCCAAGCGCAAGCGGGATGAGCCAACGGGCGTGCGCAAGAAGCACTCTTCGATGACCATTCTCAAGCAACAGGGCGTTTCAGGCGGCACCTCGAAGCACCAGGCCAAGAACAGCCCCTTGGCCGTGCACACCGACGACAGCATGGACTATCTTCCCACACTGGTGGCCGCCAATGCCTCTGGATCCGTGCTGCCGCATCACCAGCCGCTGCCGCAGCTACCGAAGATGTCGGTGCCCAAGAACGATACGCCCAACAAGTTCTGGCTATCCGTGGAGCCCTACTGCATGCCGCTAACCAACGAGGATCTGCGCCTAATCGATGACCTGCTGGAGCAGTATTGGGGTCCACTGGTGCCGCCAGTGCCCCCTCTGGGTCCCCACTACTCCACAGTTTGGGCCCAGGAAGATATGAAGGCGCTGCAGCCTGGCGGAGCACGAATCAAATCGAACAACTCCAGCGGTATGCTCAAAAAGGCCGAAGGCATGGTGGAGGAGAGCATCACTGGTCCACTCACCCAGCGATTGGTGTCCGCCTTGATGGAGGAGTCGCTGATGACGCTGCCCAGCGAACAGGCCGCCGTGGGCGagcacagcaacagcaccacgagcagcagcaacgagaACACCCACTCGCACTCCTCGTCCTCGGCAAAtgctgccgcagcagctgcttcCGGGAACTTCCGATCCCTCGCCATGATGAAACACGGCGTGGGCATCGAACAGCGCCTGAAGAAGACTCTCATCGAGAACGGACTGATCGATGCCAGTGAGTTTGCGGCCCACGAAGACGTGGACGAGGTGCTGATGGAGATCAAGCGCGTCACGACCGAGATCAGCACCATTTCGCAGTTCAACAGCGAGGAATTGAAGCGACTGCGTGCCGTTGCCAGCGAGGAAATCAAGCGCATTGCCATCAAACAGAAATTGGACATGGTGGACCAGGAGATACTCGAGTGCTACAAGCGAATGCTGCAGTATCGGGCCAAGCGCAAGGGCCACACCATCGAGGAGAAGCAGGAGATACTGCGGCTGACCAACGAGCAGCGCCTGCTGGCGGATCAGCTGGAGCGCATGCAGATGCATCTGCCCTGCATCGGCGGCTCCGGCAGCTCCCTGCTCGAGCCAAAGATGTAG
- the LOC6726323 gene encoding transcriptional protein SWT1: MSLGGESKHTPKLSNLRPLDDDQLVRIVRTPRPSNGLGQHPAQDRLKRLQAQLKRMQDNGKEQGTTKRSAHSSLTARRSSASTSTPQRILKVPAKVPRNAWEKPKALVDANRLKSGRSQPANQRLMLLRASLQQKQQCEERNNNIVPKINEEVIEKQPEICNITNTSAFGSTASDMEVEPMEWQDSIEEEATQKDQDEAKEGDDSQLMLQAESIEEEAPQKDQDETKEEDDTLLMLQAADAEELPPRLVDYMYFVLDTNVLIHDHKFVERLTDVVLPGTVGSMLYLPYIVIKELDKLKYKYESDCLKRVIAVRAIRFLNTKFDESLQIQAQSALEEADHLIKIDCPDDSIVNCCLQLQEQVPHMMLLTNDANLRLKANASDIKVSSRSALMSTYADEFSGFGD; the protein is encoded by the exons ATGTCGCTCGGTGGAGAAAGCAAGCACACTCCAAAGTTATCCAATCTGAGGCCTTTGGACGACGACCAGCTGGTTAGGATCGTCAGGACGCCACGTCCGTCAAATG GATTGGGCCAGCATCCCGCACAGGATCGCCTCAAGCGCCTGCAGGCCCAACTGAAGCGGATGCAGGACAACGGGAAGGAGCAGGGGACCACCAAGCGGAGCGCCCACAGTTCCTTGACAGCTCGTCGTTCAAGTGCGTCCACATCTACACCCCAGCGAATCCTGAAGGTGCCGGCCAAGGTGCCCAGGAATGCCtgggaaaagccaaaagccctGGTGGATGCCAATCGCCTGAAGTCGGGACGTAGCCAACCTG CCAACCAGCGTCTCATGCTATTAAGAGCTTCgctgcagcagaagcagcaatgCGAGGAGCGCAACAACAATATTGTGCCCAAGATCAACGAAGAGGTGATCGAAAAACAACCAGAGATCTGCAACATCACAAATACAAGTGCATTTGGCTCGACGGCCAGCGATATGGAGGTCGAGCCCATGGAATGGCAGGATTCCATTGAAGAGGAGGCTACACAAAAGGATCAGGATGAGGCCAAGGAAGGGGACGACAGTCAATTGATGCTGCAGGCGGAGTCCATTGAAGAGGAGGCCCCACAGAAGGATCAGGATGAGACGAAGGAAGAGGACGATACTCTATTGATGCTGCAGGCGGCCGATGCCGAGGAGCTGCCCCCAAGGCTTGTGGATTACATGTACTTTGTGCTGGACACCAACGTCCTCATACACGACCACAAGTTCGTGGAAAGACTGACCGATGTGGTGCTCCCTGGCACGGTGGGGAGCATGCTGTACCTTCCGTACATAGTAATCAAAGAGCTGGACAAGCTGAAGTACAAGTACGAGTCGGACTGCCTGAAGCGTGTGATTGCCGTGCGAGCAATACGCTTTTTGAACACCAAGTTCGACGAGAGCTTGCAAATACAAG CTCAATCCGCTTTGGAGGAGGCGGATCACCTGATCAAGATCGATTGCCCGGACGACAGCATTGTGAATTGCTgcctgcagctgcaggagcaggTTCCCCACATGATGCTGCTCACCAACGACGCGAACCTCCGGCTCAAGGCCAATGCCTCCGACATAAAGGTCTCCAGTCGCTCCGCTCTGATGTCCACCTATGCGGATGAGTTCTCTGGCTTCGGCGATTAA
- the LOC6726324 gene encoding 3-hydroxyacyl-CoA dehydrogenase type-2, with the protein MIKNAVSLVTGGASGLGRATAERLAKQGASVILADLPSSKGNEVAKELGDKVVFVPVDVTSEKDVSAALQTAKDKFGRLDLTVNCAGTATAVKTFNFNKNVAHRLEDFQRVININTVGTFNVIRLSAGLMGANEPNQDGQRGVIVNTASVAAFDGQIGQAAYSASKAAVVGMTLPIARDLSTQGIRICTIAPGLFNTPMLAALPEKVRTFLAKSIPFPQRLGEPSEYAHLVQAIYENPLLNGEVIRIDGALRMMP; encoded by the exons ATGATCAAG AACGCCGTTTCCCTGGTGACCGGAGGAGCCTCTGGACTGGGCCGCGCCACCGCCGAGCGCCTGGCCAAGCAGGGCGCCAGCGTGATCCTGGCCGATCTGCCCTCCTCCAAGGGCAACGAggtggccaaggagctggGCGACAAGGTGGTCTTCGTGCCCGTGGACGTGACCTCCGAGAAGGATGTGAGCGCCGCTCTGCAGACGGCCAAGGATAAGTTCGGTCGTCTCGATCTGACTGTGAACTGTGCAGGCACAGCCACCGCGGTGAAGACGTTCAACTTCAACAAGAACGTGGCGCACCGCCTGGAGGACTTCCAGCGGGTGATCAACATCAATACGGTGGGCACGTTCAATGTGATCCGTCTGTCCGCCGGACTGATGGGCGCCAATGAGCCCAACCAGGATGGACAGCGCGGCGTGATCGTGAACACCGCTTCGGTGGCTGCCTTCGATGGCCAGATCGGCCAGGCGGCCTACTCTGCCTCCAAGGCAGCCGTGGTGGGCATGACCCTGCCAATTGCCCGTGACCTGAGCACCCAGGGCATCCGTATCTGCACCATTGCACCGGGTTTGTTCAACACACCCATGCTGGCCGCCCTGCCAGAGAAGGTGCGCACCTTCCTGGCCAAGTCCATACCGTTCCCGCAGCGCCTTGGCGAGCCCAGTGAGTACGCCCACCTGGTGCAGGCCATCTACGAGAATCCGCTGCTCAACGGCGAGGTTATCCGCATCGATGGTGCCCTGCGCATGATGCCCTAG
- the LOC6726326 gene encoding rho GTPase-activating protein 15 isoform X1, giving the protein MQTTTSQRPVTPGTPDSAHIVIGAAGFVAHERRQPGKTLMNCFRDRSTTSSSSSQAQHAYVRGHSVTSSTLFRLEGSGGSNCTLDKAGKQDSGRPEAVVLLRELKTRPNKLALLKSSSSKDLTRLYLDDSTNTAVLVSNTSIDVCSSNSSSGGSPAVGRSKSGRDRRNGLECCSSCSKRWHDLKQRMHTLEQDLLVQTTYSQELEQKVGEMSRQLTELLQERDRERDKDKPRFAAAGGVAAPGKRTAHGSPNVRPSRLVAWMNLSNWFKSRPSVETLREQRIFFDEPCFDTDLEMVLKHDQHRTVPRIVVDCCDLIEQKYRRSTQPIEGIYRQCGDYNKIQTLRFSIDANDYDSLRQPDVDIHTLTGVLKLFLREIKSPLVSVNEAKTFIGQPNQWLLTDLSAKLDSLKRLIRSLPESNRDTMDYIFGHFNRITKVPLQQISAETLSISVTPSIFHTVPQGVHMQDIQQLLREGETLADCVKLMIEYQGRIFECTADRRRLSMRNLKKTLSQPDLLFHNLF; this is encoded by the exons ATGCAGACGACGACAAGTCAGCGGCCAGTAACGCCTGGCACTCCAGACTCGGCGCATATCGTAATCGGCGCCGCGGGATTCGTGGCACACGAGAGACGCCAGCCCGGAAAGACCCTGATGAATTGCTTTCGCGATCGTTCCAcgacgtcgtcgtcatcgtcgcaGGCCCAACACGCCTATGTGCGCGGTCACAGCGTCACCTCGAGCACTCTGTTTCGCCTGGAGGGCAGTGGTGGCTCCAATTGCACCTTGGACAAGGCGGGCAAGCAGGATAGCGGGCGGCCCGAGGCGGTCGTCCTACTCAGAGAGCTGAAAACCAGACCCAACAAGCTGGCGCTGctcaagagcagcagcagcaaggatCTGACCCGCCTGTACCTGGACGATTCAACCAACACAGCTGTGCTGGTGTCCAACACCAGCATAGATGTCTGCTCCTCGAATTCCAGCTCTGGCGGCAGTCCGGCGGTGGGCAGGTCCAAGTCCGGCAGGGATCGCCGCAATGGACTGGagtgctgcagcagctgctccaagCGCTGGCACGATCTCAAGCAGCGTATGCATACTCTGGAGCAGGATCTGCTCGTCCAGACCACATACagccaggagctggagcagaagGTGGGCGAGATGAGTCGCCAGTTGACGGAACTGCTGCAGGAACGCGACAGGGAGAGGGACAAGGATAAGCCGCGCTTCGCAGCCGCAGGCGGCGTGGCTGCGCCTGGCAAGCGGACTGCTCACGGCAGTCCCAATGTCCGACCCTCGCGCCTGGTGGCCTGGATGAACCTGTCCAACTGGTTCAAGAGCAGACCCAGCGTGGAAACGCTGCGGGAACAGCGCATCTTCTTCGACGAACCCTGCTTCGATACGGACCTGGAGATGGTCCTCAAGCACGACCAGCACCGCACTGTGCCGCGCATCGTTGTGGACTGCTGCGATCTTATCGAGCAAAAGTACCGCAGATCCACGCAGCCCATCGAGGGCATCTATCGGCAGTGCGGCGACTACAATAAAATCCAAACGCTACGCTTCAGCATCGACGCCAACGATTACGATTCACTGCGTCAGCCGGACGTCGATATACACACGTTGACCGGCGTGCTGAAGCTCTTCCTGCGCGAAATCAAGAGTCCGCTGGTCAGTGTCAACGAGGCCAAGACCTTCATTGGACAGCCCAATCAGTGGT TGTTAACCGATCTGTCAGCGAAGTTGGACTCCCTGAAAAGACTGATTCGTTCGCTGCCGGAGAGCAACCGGGACACCATGGACTACATCTTCGGCCACTTCAACAG AATAACCAAGGTGCCGCTGCAGCAGATCAGCGCGGAAACGCTGTCCATATCGGTGACGCCGTCGATTTTCCACACGGTGCCGCAGGGCGTCCACATGCAGGATATCCAGCAACTTTTGCGCGAGGGCGAAACGCTGGCCGACTGCGTCAAGCTGATGATCGAGTACCAGGGGCGCATATTCGA ATGCACCGCCGATCGCCGCCGCCTGAGCATGCGCAACCTGAAGAAGACTCTGTCGCAGCCGGATCTGCTCTTCCACAATCTATTCTGA
- the LOC6726326 gene encoding rho GTPase-activating protein 22 isoform X3 → MQTTTSQRPVTPGTPDSAHIVIGAAGFVAHERRQPGKTLMNCFRDRSTTSSSSSQAQHAYVRGHSVTSSTLFRLEGSGGSNCTLDKAGKQDSGRPEAVVLLRELKTRPNKLALLKSSSSKDLTRLYLDDSTNTAVLVSNTSIDVCSSNSSSGGSPAVGRSKSGRDRRNGLECCSSCSKRWHDLKQRMHTLEQDLLVQTTYSQELEQKVGEMSRQLTELLQERDRERDKDKPRFAAAGGVAAPGKRTAHGSPNVRPSRLVAWMNLSNWFKSRPSVETLREQRIFFDEPCFDTDLEMVLKHDQHRTVPRIVVDCCDLIEQKYRRSTQPIEGIYRQCGDYNKIQTLRFSIDANDYDSLRQPDVDIHTLTGVLKLFLREIKSPLVSVNEAKTFIGQPNQWLLTDLSAKLDSLKRLIRSLPESNRDTMDYIFGHFNRITKVPLQQISAETLSISVTPSIFHTVPQGVHMQDIQQLLREGETLADCVKLMIEYQGRIFDRLRLIQTAHLLCRCVERFANHSKTEILNLNPLSNPHCTCHTYTHSRFAPESVSNSDHVVYRCTADRRRLSMRNLKKTLSQPDLLFHNLF, encoded by the exons ATGCAGACGACGACAAGTCAGCGGCCAGTAACGCCTGGCACTCCAGACTCGGCGCATATCGTAATCGGCGCCGCGGGATTCGTGGCACACGAGAGACGCCAGCCCGGAAAGACCCTGATGAATTGCTTTCGCGATCGTTCCAcgacgtcgtcgtcatcgtcgcaGGCCCAACACGCCTATGTGCGCGGTCACAGCGTCACCTCGAGCACTCTGTTTCGCCTGGAGGGCAGTGGTGGCTCCAATTGCACCTTGGACAAGGCGGGCAAGCAGGATAGCGGGCGGCCCGAGGCGGTCGTCCTACTCAGAGAGCTGAAAACCAGACCCAACAAGCTGGCGCTGctcaagagcagcagcagcaaggatCTGACCCGCCTGTACCTGGACGATTCAACCAACACAGCTGTGCTGGTGTCCAACACCAGCATAGATGTCTGCTCCTCGAATTCCAGCTCTGGCGGCAGTCCGGCGGTGGGCAGGTCCAAGTCCGGCAGGGATCGCCGCAATGGACTGGagtgctgcagcagctgctccaagCGCTGGCACGATCTCAAGCAGCGTATGCATACTCTGGAGCAGGATCTGCTCGTCCAGACCACATACagccaggagctggagcagaagGTGGGCGAGATGAGTCGCCAGTTGACGGAACTGCTGCAGGAACGCGACAGGGAGAGGGACAAGGATAAGCCGCGCTTCGCAGCCGCAGGCGGCGTGGCTGCGCCTGGCAAGCGGACTGCTCACGGCAGTCCCAATGTCCGACCCTCGCGCCTGGTGGCCTGGATGAACCTGTCCAACTGGTTCAAGAGCAGACCCAGCGTGGAAACGCTGCGGGAACAGCGCATCTTCTTCGACGAACCCTGCTTCGATACGGACCTGGAGATGGTCCTCAAGCACGACCAGCACCGCACTGTGCCGCGCATCGTTGTGGACTGCTGCGATCTTATCGAGCAAAAGTACCGCAGATCCACGCAGCCCATCGAGGGCATCTATCGGCAGTGCGGCGACTACAATAAAATCCAAACGCTACGCTTCAGCATCGACGCCAACGATTACGATTCACTGCGTCAGCCGGACGTCGATATACACACGTTGACCGGCGTGCTGAAGCTCTTCCTGCGCGAAATCAAGAGTCCGCTGGTCAGTGTCAACGAGGCCAAGACCTTCATTGGACAGCCCAATCAGTGGT TGTTAACCGATCTGTCAGCGAAGTTGGACTCCCTGAAAAGACTGATTCGTTCGCTGCCGGAGAGCAACCGGGACACCATGGACTACATCTTCGGCCACTTCAACAG AATAACCAAGGTGCCGCTGCAGCAGATCAGCGCGGAAACGCTGTCCATATCGGTGACGCCGTCGATTTTCCACACGGTGCCGCAGGGCGTCCACATGCAGGATATCCAGCAACTTTTGCGCGAGGGCGAAACGCTGGCCGACTGCGTCAAGCTGATGATCGAGTACCAGGGGCGCATATTCGA CCGCTTACGTCTCATCCAAACCGCTCACCTACTGTGCCGTTGTGTCGAACGCTTTGCTAACCACTCGAAAACCGAAATCCTCAACCTGAACCCGTTATCGAACCCCCACTGTACCTGCCACACCTATACCCACTCCCGATTCGCTCCCGAATCCGTTTCCAATTCCGATCACGTCGTCTACAGATGCACCGCCGATCGCCGCCGCCTGAGCATGCGCAACCTGAAGAAGACTCTGTCGCAGCCGGATCTGCTCTTCCACAATCTATTCTGA
- the LOC6726326 gene encoding rho GTPase-activating protein 15 isoform X2, with translation MQTTTSQRPVTPGTPDSAHIVIGAAGFVAHERRQPGKTLMNCFRDRSTTSSSSSQAQHAYVRGHSVTSSTLFRLEGSGGSNCTLDKAGKQDSGRPEAVVLLRELKTRPNKLALLKSSSSKDLTRLYLDDSTNTAVLVSNTSIDVCSSNSSSGGSPAVGRSKSGRDRRNGLECCSSCSKRWHDLKQRMHTLEQDLLVQTTYSQELEQKVGEMSRQLTELLQERDRERDKDKPRFAAAGGVAAPGKRTAHGSPNVRPSRLVAWMNLSNWFKSRPSVETLREQRIFFDEPCFDTDLEMVLKHDQHRTVPRIVVDCCDLIEQKYRRSTQPIEGIYRQCGDYNKIQTLRFSIDANDYDSLRQPDVDIHTLTGVLKLFLREIKSPLVSVNEAKTFIGQPNQWLLTDLSAKLDSLKRLIRSLPESNRDTMDYIFGHFNRITKVPLQQISAETLSISVTPSIFHTVPQGVHMQDIQQLLREGETLADCVKLMIEYQGRIFE, from the exons ATGCAGACGACGACAAGTCAGCGGCCAGTAACGCCTGGCACTCCAGACTCGGCGCATATCGTAATCGGCGCCGCGGGATTCGTGGCACACGAGAGACGCCAGCCCGGAAAGACCCTGATGAATTGCTTTCGCGATCGTTCCAcgacgtcgtcgtcatcgtcgcaGGCCCAACACGCCTATGTGCGCGGTCACAGCGTCACCTCGAGCACTCTGTTTCGCCTGGAGGGCAGTGGTGGCTCCAATTGCACCTTGGACAAGGCGGGCAAGCAGGATAGCGGGCGGCCCGAGGCGGTCGTCCTACTCAGAGAGCTGAAAACCAGACCCAACAAGCTGGCGCTGctcaagagcagcagcagcaaggatCTGACCCGCCTGTACCTGGACGATTCAACCAACACAGCTGTGCTGGTGTCCAACACCAGCATAGATGTCTGCTCCTCGAATTCCAGCTCTGGCGGCAGTCCGGCGGTGGGCAGGTCCAAGTCCGGCAGGGATCGCCGCAATGGACTGGagtgctgcagcagctgctccaagCGCTGGCACGATCTCAAGCAGCGTATGCATACTCTGGAGCAGGATCTGCTCGTCCAGACCACATACagccaggagctggagcagaagGTGGGCGAGATGAGTCGCCAGTTGACGGAACTGCTGCAGGAACGCGACAGGGAGAGGGACAAGGATAAGCCGCGCTTCGCAGCCGCAGGCGGCGTGGCTGCGCCTGGCAAGCGGACTGCTCACGGCAGTCCCAATGTCCGACCCTCGCGCCTGGTGGCCTGGATGAACCTGTCCAACTGGTTCAAGAGCAGACCCAGCGTGGAAACGCTGCGGGAACAGCGCATCTTCTTCGACGAACCCTGCTTCGATACGGACCTGGAGATGGTCCTCAAGCACGACCAGCACCGCACTGTGCCGCGCATCGTTGTGGACTGCTGCGATCTTATCGAGCAAAAGTACCGCAGATCCACGCAGCCCATCGAGGGCATCTATCGGCAGTGCGGCGACTACAATAAAATCCAAACGCTACGCTTCAGCATCGACGCCAACGATTACGATTCACTGCGTCAGCCGGACGTCGATATACACACGTTGACCGGCGTGCTGAAGCTCTTCCTGCGCGAAATCAAGAGTCCGCTGGTCAGTGTCAACGAGGCCAAGACCTTCATTGGACAGCCCAATCAGTGGT TGTTAACCGATCTGTCAGCGAAGTTGGACTCCCTGAAAAGACTGATTCGTTCGCTGCCGGAGAGCAACCGGGACACCATGGACTACATCTTCGGCCACTTCAACAG AATAACCAAGGTGCCGCTGCAGCAGATCAGCGCGGAAACGCTGTCCATATCGGTGACGCCGTCGATTTTCCACACGGTGCCGCAGGGCGTCCACATGCAGGATATCCAGCAACTTTTGCGCGAGGGCGAAACGCTGGCCGACTGCGTCAAGCTGATGATCGAGTACCAGGGGCGCATATTCGAGTAA
- the LOC6740187 gene encoding multivesicular body subunit 12A, producing MNKVGKHIQSGIGGAPNAALSTAALLGTPLEATNGAGSASTTNVFNSIMSFLPDNRPITSLHIVEDFERCPKNFSAISRTYDQDSDADLWRDYSLFGRQNTRYLCLSKSEGLPEYVVETLQVISDKTPPPKEFSQVSRTADSDQKAWRKRQLIYKLSKRGTVTQAVTDIILCSKLKAAPDGFKLAGDINGVLICYKTSAIPVRLSPPVPGGGLPSPATCEVEQALNRLNLQGQRNSRGPLPQPPTEHHDYEEIQANYQIKSPQRPAPPRPACSGGGHGTYGGTGTLGTYTELEGVPFAMDVRLQRNQAVNDIPTLPEISTLLKSLDYDFQLERQILCTMKSSASKNPFFK from the exons ATGAACAAAGTGGGCAAGCACATCCAAAGCGGCATCGGTGGAGCACCCAACGCGGCATTGTCCACGGCAGCTCTACTGGGTACTCCGCTGGAGGCGACCAATGGAGCTGGCTCGGCCAGCACCACCAATGTGTTCAACTCCATCATGAGCTTCCTGCCGGACAATCGACCCATCACCTCGCTGCACATCGTCGAGGATTTCGAGCG CTGCCCGAAGAACTTCAGTGCCATAAGCCGCACCTACGACCAGGATTCAGATGCGGACCTATGGCGCGACTACAGCCTGTTCGGACGCCAGAACACACGCTACCTCTGCCTGTCCAAGTCCGAGGGCCTGCCGGAATACGTGGTGGAGACCCTACA AGTGATTTCGGATAAAACACCGCCGCCCAAGGAATTCTCGCAGGTCTCCCGCACTGCCGACAGCGACCAGAAGGCCTGGCGCAAGCGGCAGCTGATCTACAAGCTCTCCAAGCGCGGCACTGTGACCCAGGCGGTCACCGACATAATACTCTGCTCCAAGTTGAAGGCAGCGCCCGATGGCTTTAAGCTGGCCGGCGATATCAACGGAGTGCTTATCTGCTACAAAACGAGCGCGATCCCAGTGCGCCTCTCGCCGCCAGTGCCAGGTGGAGGATTGCCATCTCCAGCCACCTGCGAGGTGGAGCAGGCCCTGAACCGCCTGAATCTCCAGGGTCAACGCAACTCACGTGGACCA CTGCCACAACCACCGACTGAACACCATGACTATGAGGAGATCCAAGCCAACTATCAAATAAAGTCGCCACAGCGACCGGCTCCACCGCGTCCAGCGTGTTCCGGAGGAGGACACGGTACTTACGGCGGAACGGGCACCTTGGGCACCTACACCGAGCTGGAGGGAGTGCCTTTCGCCATGGACGTTAGGCTGCAGCGCAACCAAGCTGTGAATGAT ATACCCACACTGCCAGAAATCTCTACGCTGCTCAAGTCCCTGGACTATGACTTTCAGCTGGAACGTCAGATCTTGTGCACCATGAAGTCATCGGCATCTAAGAACCCGTTCTTTAAGTAA
- the LOC27207170 gene encoding transcription initiation factor TFIID subunit 8, whose amino-acid sequence MEKVEAVTVPNVDPYRRILNKAVSQLLVDKGAGQASNQSLETLTQMLQALLWEIGNSAHNYCELSGRTMPTVGDVSLALINMGISISNLDPYMRKETHVPIPLPPQQTQQRPLSLLQAGIKAPHPHYVPSYFPPMPDPHAYIRTPTHKQPVTEYEAIREKAACQKRDIEKALTKFLCKTTETNNLFPTEDNMFPLIACKPAFPPYAAALNPTDQVFDFEELEYHYLVANRTEDEPSKDEGEEGDSENEEMDGDKSKEEKPEIDIKPNSNTNKAILDNPNIDNPYLRAATLPKRSKNCPTPGTMPSRSLATTAPTIRTPSTLEITKTSLQE is encoded by the exons ATGGAGAAGGTGGAGGCGGTAACAGTGCCCAATGTAGATCCCTATCGGCGGATCCTAAACAAGGCTGTGTCCCAGCTGCTGGTGGACAAGGGCGCCGGCCAGGCGAGCAACCAAAGCCTGGAGACGCTAACCCAGATGCTGCAGGCGT TGCTCTGGGAGATCGGCAACTCGGCGCATAACTACTGCGAGCTGAGTGGACGCACCATGCCCACCGTGGGCGATGTCAGTTTGGCCCTGATCAACATGGGCATCTCGATCTCCAATTTGGATCCGTACATGCGCAAGGAGACGCACGTGCCCATTCCTTTGCCGCCACAGCAGACGCAGCAGCGCCCGCTGAGCCTGCTGCAAGCGGGCATCAAGGCCCCGCATCCCCACTATGTGCCCAGCTACTTTCCGCCCATGCCGGATCCGCACGCCTACATACGGACGCCGACGCACAAGCAGCCGGTTACAGAGTACGAGGCCATCAGGGAGAAGGCCGCTTGCCAGAAGCGGGACATCGAAAAGGCGCTCACAAAGTTCCTCTGCAAGACCACGGAGACGAACAATCTCTTTCCCACCGAGGACAACATGTTTCCTT taaTTGCCTGCAAACCGGCCTTTCCTCCCTATGCAGCCGCTTTAAATCCCACAGATCAGGTGTTCGACTTCGAGGAGCTGGAGTACCACTATCTGGTGGCCAATCGCACAGAAGATGAGCCCAGCAAAG ATGAGGGCGAAGAGGGCGATAGCGAGAACGAGGAGATGGATGGCGACAAGTCCAAGGAGGAGAAGCCCGAGATAGATATCAAGCCCAATTCCAACACGAACAAGGCCATTTTGGACAACCCCAACATCGATAATCCCTATTTGCGGGCGGCTACTCTGCCCAAGCGATCCAAAAATTGCCCAACACCCGGAACCATGCCCAGCAGGAGTCTGGCCACCACGGCGCCAACGATACGAACGCCCTCCACTCTGGAGATAACCAAAACTAGCCTTCAAGAGTAG